In Colias croceus chromosome 12, ilColCroc2.1, one genomic interval encodes:
- the LOC123696297 gene encoding centromere protein S-like isoform X1, producing the protein MNTFQSLTTPQKARAALHRDVRAICTEACHFLGMEITKPAMEIIAELVYKKLEVYGSDLESFAKHAKRATVNSDDVKLLVRRNPSLKTHLNGITCNSATKEKRRKTIPLVSKPDTLAKTNKDENKEPEDEDMVVDQTIDLTFD; encoded by the exons atgaatacttTTCAAAGTTTGACCACACCACAG AAAGCGCGGGCTGCACTGCATCGCGATGTTCGCGCCATTTGTACGGAAGCATGTCACTTCCTTGGTATGGAGATCACCAAACCTGCGATGGAAATAATTGCTGAACTGGTGTACAAGAAACTTGAAGTATATGGATCTGATTTGGAATCTTTTGCTAA ACATGCAAAACGCGCTACTGTTAACTCAGACGATGTCAAGTTATTAGTACGAAGAAACCCTTCATTG AAGACACACCTGAATGGGATTACATGCAACTCTGCTACAAAAGAGAAACGACGAAAAACAATACCACTTGTCTCTAAACCAGATACTCTTGCGAAGACTAACAAAGATGAAAACAAGGAACCAGAGGATGAAGATATGGTTGTTGACCAAACGATTGATTTGacttttgattaa
- the LOC123696297 gene encoding centromere protein S-like isoform X2, whose protein sequence is MEITKPAMEIIAELVYKKLEVYGSDLESFAKHAKRATVNSDDVKLLVRRNPSLKTHLNGITCNSATKEKRRKTIPLVSKPDTLAKTNKDENKEPEDEDMVVDQTIDLTFD, encoded by the exons ATGGAGATCACCAAACCTGCGATGGAAATAATTGCTGAACTGGTGTACAAGAAACTTGAAGTATATGGATCTGATTTGGAATCTTTTGCTAA ACATGCAAAACGCGCTACTGTTAACTCAGACGATGTCAAGTTATTAGTACGAAGAAACCCTTCATTG AAGACACACCTGAATGGGATTACATGCAACTCTGCTACAAAAGAGAAACGACGAAAAACAATACCACTTGTCTCTAAACCAGATACTCTTGCGAAGACTAACAAAGATGAAAACAAGGAACCAGAGGATGAAGATATGGTTGTTGACCAAACGATTGATTTGacttttgattaa